One genomic window of Quercus robur chromosome 6, dhQueRobu3.1, whole genome shotgun sequence includes the following:
- the LOC126688881 gene encoding GPN-loop GTPase QQT2-like — MDIDSDPNNLNVKSSEEVAAMQMDSSDSSAAQAKGKEKEELAETMDKLNIEGSSSGQAGTSSTNFKRKPVIIIVVGMAGSGKTTFLHRLVCHTQASNIRGYVMNLDPAVMTLPFGANIDIRDTVKYKEVMKQYNLGPNGGILTSLNLFATKFDEVVSVIEKRADQLDYVLVDTPGQIEIFTWSASGAIITEAFASTFPTVVTYVVDTPRSSSPVTFMSNMLYACSILYKTRLPLVLAFNKTDVAQHQFALEWMDDFEAFHAAVSSDSSYTSTLTQSLALVLDEFYKNLRSVGVSAVSGAGIDAFFKAIEASAEEYMETYKADLDKRWAEKQRLEEDRRKENLDKLRKDMEKSGGETVVLSTGLKDKGDRSKTMMDEEDEEIEDDDDDDYERFTDDEDAIDEDEDKDEEVSRFSF; from the exons ATGGATATTGATTCTGATCCCAACAATTTGAATGTCAAGTCATCGGAGGAAGTTGCGGCAATGCAAATGGATTCTTCTGACTCGTCAGCCGCTCAA GCAAAGGGTAAAGAAAAAGAGGAGCTTGCTGAGACAATGGATAAGCTAAATATTGAGGGATCATCATCTGGGCAGGCTGGGACTTCGTCAACCAACTTCAAGAGAAAACCAGTTATCATCATTGTTGTAGGGATGGCAG GGAGTGGAAAAACAACGTTTCTTCATCGGCTGGTTTGCCACACCCAGGCTTCGAATATTAGGGGTTATGTGATGAACCTTGACCCTGCAGTGATGACGCTTCCATTTGGCGCTAACATTGATATAAGAGACACTGTGAAGTATAAGGAAGTGATGAAGCAGTACAATCTAGGACCTAATGGTGGAATTTTGACATCGCTTAACTTGTTTGCTACGAAGTTTGATGAG GTTGTTTCTGTTATCGAGAAGCGAGCAGATCAGCTTGATTATGTTCTAGTGGATACTCCTGGACAAATTGAAATATTTACTTGGTCTGCTTCTGGTGCTATTATTACAGAAGCTTTTGCTTCAACCTTCCCTACTGTTGTCACTTATGTAGTTGATACGCCTCGTTCCTCAAGTCCAGTTACTTTCATGAGCAATATGTTATATGCTTGTAGTATACTTTACAAGACAAGGTTGCCTCTTGTGCTGGCATTCAACAAgactgatgtggctcaacatCAATTTGCCTTGGAG TGGATGGATGACTTTGAGGCCTTTCACGCAGCAGTAAGTTCAGACAGCTCATACACATCAACTCTAACTCAGAGCCTTGCCCTTGTGCTGGATGAGTTCTACAAGAATTTACGGTCAGTTGGTGTGTCTGCTGTTTCTGGTGCTGGAATAGACGCCTTCTTCAAGGCCATTGAAGCAAGTGCCGAGGAGTACATGGAAACTTATAA GGCTGATCTTGACAAGAGATGGGCAGAGAAGCAACGTTTGGAGGAAGATCGCAGGAAGGAGAACTTGGATAAATTGAGGAAGGATATGGAGAAATCTGGGGGAGAAACTGTTGTCTTGAGCACTGGTCTGAAGGACAAAGGAGATAGGAGTAAAACCATGATggatgaggaagatgaagaaatagaagatgatgatgatgatgattatgagAGATTTActgatgatgaagatgctaTAGATGAGGATGAGGACAAAGATGAAGAAGTTTCCAGATTCTCCTTTTAG